The stretch of DNA tatgacgGTCGATTGAAAGAATTTgaatcatcataaaaaaattcttatcaaTATGCACAAAGAATCGGATAGAAGCATAAACGATCGAATTATctacaagttttattttaacgatagaattatttgattttgttattttatagatTTGTGATGTAAATATGTCACCACTGATCATTGCTCGGGcataaatacttgaattatcaatacatattttctttgaaaatagtaaaatcttttcaatattattaaaaactggCTTTTTGTTACCTGTGccgagaaatttaaaattgtttatacttttttgttgttacttgttgattgtattttttacttCATCGATTTCGCTTCTCAAATATATTGCATTCTgagccatttttattttttttattacttctGGACCCAAATTTTTTGATCCATGAACAGATTTTGAGATCCAGCCATTACATTTCTCGAAAGGAAATACTGATGTGAAATATAATGGTCCCCATCTTCTTACAAACAAAACAAGATGCAAAAGCTGGTGAACATTGTACGTATATTCTTTATcacaatacaattttttaatgtctctCACGAACATACGTAAACAAATGTCTGCTTGTTGCAATTCGATTTCAGTGATCTCATCTTTGAAGAGAATGAATGTTGCAATAACAAGTAACATCCAGTGCTGCGAATAGCTCGAGTCAGAGAAAGTATCGATTAGAGTTGgtagagaaaaatataaaatccaaTTCAAAACCTCATGAGCTTTGAAAAAAGCAAAATCAAATATACTACGTGGCAATCTGCTAATCCATGAAGGAGGACGAATTCCAGCCATGAAagtgttgatattattttttttgtttttaatattccaCTTTCCTGCTTTTTTGGTCCAAGTTTTCAAAAACTGTTTGCCAACACCAAGCAATAAGCAATGCATAACTTCTGACAACACACATGTAGATACATCTAGCAAAGGCAAAGATGATATAATAAACTCACCTTTTATACCTTTACATACGCGCATTTCCTTTAACTTGTCTGCTTTAGTTTCTCTTTtagtttttctcttttttttaattctttctgCCACTGtagcttgtttttttatactttcttTAGTTCGGAGTTTGTTTCGTCGTTCACTATATGCATAAATTCGAATGTTACGTTTTTGTTTCACTTTTTTACATGACGTTGTTTAAATTTCACAACAATTGCAACCAAATGTACCATTGTGATTTTGCATGTTTAGGATATCTGCTCTTGCTGGAGCATCAGCAGGGAATAAAGGTGCCACCACTCTAGTTGTACAGACTTCATTGGTCTTCGGATTAGTCCAGGTGATACCATGATCAAAAATTTGATTCATTTTCTCACAAAATGGACGTAGAAATGTATTCATCGAAGGTTTTATATTAGTATCGTACCAAAGACCAGTGACAATCGAATAATTTTCGCGAAGATATTCTGGATCTTCAAGAATCATAAACATCAACGGCCAGCAGTGGCTTTTTGAACTTTTTACCAATGACAGGCCATCGGTGTTGACCATCAAAGTTAAATCATATCGTGCCCGACTAGACCGTGAATTTACCCGAATATACTCTTTGCCATCTTTTACATCAGATATTATTCTGTCTTTTCGAACTTCAAAAGgcattaatttttcagcaaGGTTTCGATGCTCGAAGAGAAACTGAATTTGACTATGAATATCCAGCTCATAAAATATTCCTGTATCAGATGTGGTTTCACATGATTCGCAAATCTCTTTCAAGCAATCAGTCGGTCTATATGATCtacaatttttacaaaaatgatGCTCAGACGTTGATATCTGAGGTACTTTAGCTTCCACAAActggaaaaatttatataacgtCTTGGGCAATCTGTTAGGTTTTGGGAGAACTTTTGACAGTAATTTCAAGATGCATTCAAGGGCAGTATCCGTGAGTTTTTCATTTACGTAAATATCCATAATATCTGAAACAATTTCTTCAACAGATACTTCGCAATCTGCATATAAATCACGATGCACATATTCATTTCGGGATTCAGAAGTATCATTGTGATCATCTTCATTATCGTTATATTCTCTGTCAGAACAATCAATCGGTTCCTCAAAATTGATGTCATTTTCTGTACTAGACTCTTCTTCAGAATAATCATCAGATTCgtcataattaatatcattatttccTGTAGATTCTTCGTCAGAATAATCAACagattcatttaaattaatatcgtTATCGCTCGTCGATGCTTTTTCAGAATAATCCTTAGTTGTCCCACCCACAGAAAAAGTTTCATCAAATGCGAtttcataacttttttctttatctgtattaaaatttcaacaaaaataagtattataacaacatttatcgtcaatattatttagaaaaatttaaattatacctGTATTAATATTTCCATCTATATTAAATGGATTGAAATCCCAAACATTCATTTGTGCTTGATTTTCTACGTGTCTATCACTATTTGAGATTTCAGTTTCCCGATCAAGACATATGTTCAAAAGTGGtgtgaatttcttttttttccatgaataCTTTGTGCTCCGTGGAACCTGCTTAATCATTcgacaaaatattaaatcatcaaagtTAAAAAACTGCATGAATCTGTAGTCAGttgataaaatgatttaaaaacttACACGTATCGAAATATCTCTTATGTAACGTTTTCGTTTCTGTGGTCGGGTctcagacatttttttttatttaatgcatttatgtctgaaatatttaaaattatgattctcgttgttttttattataaaataatttaagttaTTTAATTTGGTGATACTACTGGGCAGTTTAGAATGATGTAATTTTACTTGACAAATAAGTCTTCGAACaaatacatgttattttaaGCGCATGTGTGAATATTGCAGCACACCACAGCACACAAAGGCAAATTGTATGCCTGTGTGAATGGCTGTATCCCTATTGACAATTCTTGTTCACACAGACTACAATTTGCCTTTGTGTCATTCAATACTTGCGCATGCGCATGAAATACCTCGTGATCTGCCGTCTGCCGGTTAACGGTTTCACTCGACAAACCATTACTCGCGTCCACCTTGAGCTGCAACAAATGTGTGTgcttctaaaaaatatataatatattcaatcatCAAATGCATGCTTGAATCTTTTGTGTATCAAGTATACATACAAGTGGTGAAAGTTCTGTCAAAATGTCTTCTAGAATTGGTAAGTTACTTCAAATTACATActcaaaatgaaaatgtgaCGTTAAACTTTCAAAATTCAAGCTTCTGATAATGCAGACCTAACCATGTTTTCCAGGCAAACCGTTTCGTCTGACTGCTGACTCAGtaaatgacaataacaaaagaataaaaaaaacctctGATACGTGACACTCCAGATTCATCtgggaaacaaaaaaaaacaagtgttaTATTAGCTGTGAATCCGGATAACATAAATGTCAactcattatttttactatcttATGCGAAGTAACTCAATtgttaaactatttttttaactgtgatgtttattttgattttagaaaaagaaaCCAAGTGATTTTGGAAGAAAGCAGAGCGTAGTGGCAACAACTCTCAGCTTTAGTAGTGATAGTGAAAATGagaattattcaaatacaaacGTCTACAGCATTGAGAAAGATTCACAGGAGTTGTTAAAACttcaaaaagtatataaaatgaacCAATATTTTGATCAACTGCGTTctagtaatatatatatatatataactgtgttttttttttcttgatttcaggaaaaaaaaaaacaaaaaattaaatcaaaaaaaacattaccatTAAACAAAAGTGAAGTTAAAGCATCCAGATCTTCTTCCAATGCTGTCTATTTAAAGAGTGGCAACAAAGTACGTTTTAAATTTCCTGGAATcacattcatttttaatacgatttttttttatctcagcAGAAAGCAGCTTTCGTAAAAGTAATTAGTCGATATGATTCATAACTAAATTGAAAGATATTAAgaacagaaaaaaacaaaactgaTGTCAATAggaatttttcttaaaaatcataattactgttctgttgttttattaacattattttcttaattaagAAATGTTATCTTATACCCAAATTTCATTGTACACATACAGGTATATCATGATGACAAACGTAAAAAGCAAGATGAAAAAAGCAcgattgatgatgatgataaagccACTAGCGAAGAGGATCCTCTATACTTTGAAGAAGAACATGAAATGGACGTAGTAAGCAAAGAAAGTGAACATGAAATAGAAGCAGAAGATGAAGAAAGTTCAAATGAAAAGGAAGTTGAAGATGAAGATAGTATgattgaagatgatgatgatgacaagataactaaaaaaaaagcttcgatgaatgaaataaaaaacatgaacagtggCAATCTACAATTATATGGAATGAAAAGTGAATCAAACCCAGTATGCACGATTATATCCGCTTGGTAACTATATCGTATTGTTACGAggcgaaaattaaaattgacgtGTTTTAGTTTCAGATGATACGTTTGGACGCAGCGTCTGAGCAAGCAATAACCATATACTGCAAACAAGATGTTTGGAATAGTGCAGTCGGCGGGAGCTGTTGCAAAGCTTCACATCTAGCACGACGTCTCATAGAGGGTATTTTTACTGATGATGCTTTAATGAAGTGTACGTATTCTGGACAACCCCCTCGTGCTCAAGGCAAGGCACGAATGTTAGAGCAAGTTTATTCTCTCGATAAGCAAACGAAAGAATCTTTCATATGTAAGTAATTTTTACGTGTAATTacaattttgattatatatgTTGAAGgataatttctaaatttttctgTTTTGTTCTTTAACAGtattttgtcaaaaatatGGTGCTACAAATGGCTGGGCTAAACacgatgacaaaaaaattatagaagcAATAAGCCAAAGACttggagaaataaaaaaaaaactgagaaATCGTAACTCAATTATATAAGATCCTGCAACTGACATTTAGTTTCACCGCCATCAAACTTTTTCAACTTGcaaaagttttctttttttttcgttttggaTTTTCTGAAAACACAGTTGATCTGCATTCTTTTTATACTTAATGTACAAAATGTACTTGCATCtgattatagtttttttttttttgtattttttttcaccttgAAGTACAAAGTGCACTTGCGTCTgtttagtcttttttttttttgtagttttcTTTTTCGCGTGTACAATATCATTTATTCGCTCTTAAACTTCTGAAAACAaagttaacttttttttattctttttttaaaaaaaaaatttttttattttttgtttctttctactttgtgattaatttaaaataccaaaTGTAAACCTAAGTATATAAGTATAATTAGGATAATCCTACGGGTTTTATACAAAGAAAAgagtattattataaaaatgaacaataaataGAAGTCACTTTTCAAAATACATTTAAGTataggtaaaaaaaagaagtatataatcaaaataactatgtagcaataaaaaaaaagcatataaaaGGTGTTATCTgagaaagtaaataaaaaaaataattctagtATATGTAACTTTTTTCTATAGCGTTATAAACAGAACAAACctgtatttctttttatacagCAAGAAAatctgtatatatttaaagaaatcTGAACAGATCTGAAAAAATCTTAGTTATCTAGATCTCAACATGACCAGATCCGATCTGATCTGACCTAATCAGATCTAAATTGATCTGACTTTATCGAATCAGATCAAGTTAGAGCTAAGTAGATTTACTCAGATCTAGTCAGATCAAGTTAGATCAAGCCAGATCAAGTTAGATCAAGCCAGATCAAGCCAAATCAAGTTAGATCAAACCAGATCAAGTTAGATCAAGTTAGATCAAGCCAGATCAAGTTAGATCGAGTTAGATCAAGTCAGATCAAGCCGGATCAAGTTAGATCAAGTCAGATCAAGCCGGATCAAGTTAGATCAAGTCAGATCAAGTTAGATCTGAAATTGTCCAATAATCCTTATCTGGCTTGATCTGGAATATGCCAGATCAAATTTGATCTGGTCAGATCTGATTTGATCTGATTTGATCTGACGATTTTTCCCTGGGTTACtatacacatttttatttctctcttcttctattttaaatataaaataattgaatgttttttttttatcttcctGTTCTTTGACCTTGAGACAATATTAAtgctttctttttcatttattagaTGCATTGTCTGAATCATACatcgagatttttttttttccttactatgcacattttcaattatttctctttttatatttttaatataaaataattaaattcattttttccttaCTATGCATATTTCTCTCttcatatattttgaatagaaaataattaaatgttttcgTTTTTAACACGTGCGGTCATTTGTAGCTGCATTGTCTCATCTATGCATTGAGATTCATTTTTCCTTACTAtgcacatttttatttctctcttcttctattttaaatataaaataattgaatgttttttttcatcttcccGTTCTTCGACCTCCGGACAATATTGTtgctttcttttttcatttattagcTGCATTGTCTTAATCATGTATCGAGATTCATTTTTTCGCTTACTTTgcgtattattatttctctctttttttattttaaatataaaataatagaataattttttccacttcctttcttttttcttcaaacaatatataaatatatttattgaattcatttttttttgtcaatctTGTGTCATTAGTCAGTGGTCAGTTGATCTCGCGGCAACTACTTCCTcctgattattaaaaaaattatatattaaaaaatgtattctaTCGAAAGGTGTGAGAAGC from Aphidius gifuensis isolate YNYX2018 linkage group LG4, ASM1490517v1, whole genome shotgun sequence encodes:
- the LOC122854950 gene encoding uncharacterized protein LOC122854950, with the translated sequence MDVVSKESEHEIEAEDEESSNEKEVEDEDSMIEDDDDDKITKKKASMNEIKNMNSGNLQLYGMKSESNPFQMIRLDAASEQAITIYCKQDVWNSAVGGSCCKASHLARRLIEGIFTDDALMKCTYSGQPPRAQGKARMLEQVYSLDKQTKESFILFCQKYGATNGWAKHDDKKIIEAISQRLGEIKKKLRNRNSII